One Solirubrobacter pauli DNA segment encodes these proteins:
- a CDS encoding M48 family metallopeptidase, whose translation MAADELPEDQRLHNISPKAYEHPADRAATAALQQIPMIDTVVRKLIEFGERSVFQELMASAVRLGEDQMPEVYASHRASLARLDIEYVPDLYIVQWPFINAMAIGSKKPIVVVNSGTVNLMDEHELRTVLAHEAGHILSDHVMYQTALFILLRMGSGALNRLPFFAGLPLLAIRLALLEWFRAAELTCDRAATIVTRSPMTTCQTMMVMAAGASSRKLSLDAFVAQANEYVDWEPGWDKLMRFGRELNQTHPYPVRRVHELMKWVRSGEYDRIINGEYVKRGTKADAREAAADATDYYADKFKGIFEEAGVGVRKAGDKAGEAADRISDWLKQR comes from the coding sequence ATGGCCGCCGACGAGCTTCCCGAGGACCAGCGCCTCCACAACATCTCGCCCAAGGCGTACGAGCACCCCGCTGATCGTGCCGCGACCGCGGCGCTGCAGCAGATCCCGATGATCGACACGGTCGTGCGCAAGCTCATCGAGTTCGGCGAGCGGTCGGTCTTCCAGGAGCTGATGGCGAGCGCCGTGCGGCTGGGCGAGGACCAGATGCCCGAGGTGTACGCGTCGCACCGGGCGTCGCTCGCACGGCTGGACATCGAGTACGTGCCGGACCTGTACATCGTCCAGTGGCCGTTCATCAACGCGATGGCGATCGGCTCCAAGAAGCCGATCGTGGTGGTCAACTCGGGCACCGTGAACCTGATGGACGAGCACGAGCTGCGCACGGTGCTCGCGCACGAGGCCGGGCACATCCTGTCCGACCACGTGATGTACCAGACCGCGCTGTTCATCCTGCTGCGCATGGGCAGTGGGGCGCTCAACCGGCTGCCGTTCTTCGCCGGCCTGCCGCTGCTGGCGATCCGGCTCGCGCTGCTGGAGTGGTTCCGGGCCGCGGAGCTCACGTGCGACCGCGCGGCGACGATCGTCACGCGCAGCCCGATGACGACCTGCCAGACGATGATGGTCATGGCGGCCGGCGCGTCCTCGCGCAAGCTCAGCCTGGACGCGTTCGTCGCCCAGGCCAACGAGTACGTGGACTGGGAGCCGGGCTGGGACAAGCTGATGCGCTTCGGCCGCGAGCTCAACCAGACGCACCCGTACCCGGTGCGCCGGGTGCACGAGCTGATGAAGTGGGTCCGCTCGGGCGAGTACGACCGGATCATCAACGGCGAGTACGTCAAGCGCGGCACGAAGGCCGACGCGCGCGAGGCGGCCGCGGACGCGACCGACTACTACGCCGACAAGTTCAAGGGCATCTTCGAGGAGGCCGGCGTCGGCGTCCGCAAGGCGGGCGACAAGGCCGGCGAGGCCGCCGACCGGATCTCCGACTGGCTGAAGCAGCGATAG
- a CDS encoding metal ABC transporter ATP-binding protein — protein MSAALTVRDLRGGYVRGTDVLGGASFAVAPGEIVAVLGPNGGGKTTLFRALLGELPFRTGAVELEGRPAYVPQTERARLDFPVSAHDVALMGAYGRTKWFQRVAKADRVKAQEALERVGLADRADDRFGTLSGGQRQRVLLARAIVQDARVLLLDEPLSGVDRPSIVQIERVFAELQAEGRALLVATHDVAQARAWDHVLCLNQGQVAFGRPGDCLSTAVLSATYGDELVLLDGAGQAVTVSHHHHEH, from the coding sequence ATGAGCGCAGCGCTGACGGTGCGCGATCTTCGCGGCGGCTACGTGCGCGGCACCGACGTGCTCGGCGGCGCGAGCTTCGCGGTCGCCCCGGGCGAGATCGTCGCCGTGCTGGGGCCCAACGGCGGCGGCAAGACGACGCTCTTCCGCGCGTTGCTCGGCGAGCTGCCGTTCCGGACCGGTGCCGTGGAGCTCGAGGGGCGTCCGGCGTACGTGCCGCAGACCGAGCGGGCGCGGCTGGACTTCCCCGTGTCCGCGCACGACGTCGCGCTGATGGGCGCCTACGGGCGCACGAAGTGGTTCCAGCGTGTAGCCAAGGCCGACCGGGTGAAGGCTCAAGAGGCGCTGGAGCGGGTCGGGCTCGCCGACCGGGCGGATGACCGGTTCGGCACGCTCTCGGGCGGCCAGCGCCAGCGCGTGTTGCTCGCGCGGGCGATCGTGCAGGACGCGCGGGTGCTGCTGCTCGACGAGCCGCTGTCGGGCGTGGACCGGCCGAGCATCGTGCAGATCGAGCGCGTCTTCGCCGAGCTGCAGGCCGAGGGCCGCGCGCTGCTGGTGGCCACGCACGACGTCGCGCAGGCCCGCGCGTGGGACCACGTGCTGTGCCTGAACCAGGGCCAGGTCGCGTTCGGCAGGCCCGGCGATTGCCTGAGCACCGCGGTGCTGTCGGCGACCTACGGCGACGAGCTCGTGCTCCTCGACGGCGCCGGCCAGGCCGTGACCGTCTCGCACCACCACCACGAGCACTGA
- a CDS encoding peptidoglycan recognition protein family protein, protein MDLSRRQVLGLGAVALGALRLPTTANAKAASQPRLFELPLGTVNAHGWQLTDPLKAPDRFDLVGLRWAKGSHLHAQVRAREAGGRWTRWTALPHPHVPLDGTDPAFTGTADELQFRFKGQARRLTARFVRSLDDAPRKPRARASQQGPLVIPRDSWGAAQAPPRGAPSYGVVQAAFVHHTAGSIEYAPEDSPGIVLGIARYHIESNGWNDIGYNFLVDRYGNVFEGRAGGIEAAVVGAQAEGFNRDTTGIACLGTFTAVPLDDPAIEALAKLIGWKLSIHGVPVQGQVTLTSGGGSTNRYPSGTPVVFERISGHRDSNQTTCPGDQLYAQLPHLRTRAARYAFSASGLTVKAAGQKGLKPVTVSGQLRFADGSSAASAPLSIEYTTAGSAWTPISTTNAGPDGSWAVSVTLPASGQVRAVFAGDAARGRLESTPITVKVVPSLVLTTDKRRARHNTAFAVSGVLTPSQPRVECVLEKQVRGRWTRIQRKRINVRGGRFATKVKPKTPGLYRVSIVADGVVRRRTLRALR, encoded by the coding sequence ATGGACCTCTCCCGCCGCCAAGTCCTGGGGCTCGGCGCGGTCGCCCTCGGCGCGCTGCGACTCCCCACCACCGCGAACGCGAAGGCCGCATCCCAGCCGCGGCTGTTCGAGCTCCCGTTGGGCACCGTCAACGCCCACGGCTGGCAGCTCACCGACCCGTTGAAGGCCCCGGACCGCTTCGACCTCGTCGGGCTCCGCTGGGCCAAGGGATCGCACCTGCACGCGCAGGTCCGCGCGCGTGAGGCGGGCGGGCGCTGGACGCGCTGGACCGCCCTCCCCCACCCGCACGTCCCGCTCGACGGCACCGACCCCGCCTTCACCGGCACCGCCGACGAGCTGCAGTTCCGCTTCAAGGGCCAGGCCCGCCGTCTCACCGCCCGCTTCGTGCGCTCCCTCGACGACGCGCCGCGCAAGCCGCGCGCGCGGGCCAGCCAGCAGGGCCCGCTCGTGATCCCGCGCGACAGCTGGGGCGCCGCGCAGGCGCCGCCGCGGGGCGCTCCCAGCTACGGCGTCGTCCAGGCCGCGTTCGTCCACCACACGGCCGGCAGCATCGAGTACGCGCCCGAGGACTCCCCGGGCATCGTGCTCGGCATCGCCCGCTACCACATCGAGTCCAACGGCTGGAACGACATCGGGTACAACTTCCTCGTCGACCGCTACGGCAACGTCTTCGAGGGGCGCGCCGGCGGGATCGAGGCGGCCGTGGTCGGCGCCCAGGCCGAGGGCTTCAACCGCGACACGACCGGCATCGCCTGCCTGGGCACGTTCACCGCGGTCCCGCTGGACGACCCCGCGATCGAGGCGCTCGCGAAGCTGATCGGCTGGAAGCTCAGCATCCACGGCGTCCCGGTGCAGGGGCAGGTCACGCTGACCTCCGGCGGCGGCTCGACGAACCGCTACCCGTCCGGCACGCCCGTCGTGTTCGAGCGCATCAGCGGCCACCGCGACAGCAACCAGACGACCTGCCCGGGTGACCAGCTGTACGCGCAGCTCCCGCACCTGCGCACGCGCGCCGCCCGCTACGCGTTCTCCGCGTCCGGCCTGACGGTCAAGGCCGCTGGCCAGAAGGGCCTCAAGCCGGTGACGGTCTCCGGCCAGCTGCGCTTCGCGGACGGCTCGTCGGCCGCGAGCGCGCCGCTGAGCATCGAGTACACGACCGCCGGCAGCGCCTGGACGCCGATCTCCACCACGAACGCCGGCCCGGACGGCAGCTGGGCCGTGAGCGTCACGCTGCCGGCGAGCGGCCAGGTCCGCGCCGTGTTCGCCGGCGACGCCGCCCGCGGGCGGCTGGAGTCCACGCCGATCACGGTCAAGGTCGTCCCGAGCCTCGTGTTGACGACGGACAAGCGGCGCGCCCGGCACAACACGGCGTTCGCGGTCTCGGGCGTGCTGACGCCGAGCCAGCCGCGCGTCGAGTGCGTGCTCGAGAAGCAGGTGCGCGGCCGGTGGACCCGGATCCAGCGCAAGCGCATCAACGTGCGCGGCGGGCGCTTCGCCACCAAGGTCAAGCCGAAGACGCCGGGGCTCTATCGCGTCTCGATCGTCGCCGACGGCGTAGTGCGGCGGCGCACACTTCGCGCCCTGCGCTAA
- a CDS encoding DUF3052 domain-containing protein, with product MSAGYSGTPLEKKLGIKPGHRVLLLNAPEGFTLDAPVVTRATGFANVILSFHTERRQLEKRLPVLRTKMEQDAGLWIAWPKQASKRPTDITEDVVREIALRNRLVDNKVAAIDDVWSGLRLVIRVKDRLP from the coding sequence GTGAGCGCGGGCTACAGCGGCACGCCGTTGGAGAAGAAGCTCGGCATCAAGCCCGGGCACCGCGTGCTGTTGCTCAACGCCCCCGAGGGGTTCACGCTGGACGCGCCCGTCGTCACGCGCGCGACCGGGTTCGCGAACGTGATCCTCAGCTTCCACACCGAACGCAGGCAGCTCGAGAAGCGGCTGCCGGTGCTGCGCACGAAGATGGAGCAAGACGCCGGATTGTGGATCGCCTGGCCGAAGCAGGCGTCCAAGCGGCCGACGGACATCACGGAGGACGTCGTCCGTGAGATCGCGCTGAGGAACCGGCTGGTGGACAACAAGGTCGCGGCGATCGATGACGTGTGGAGCGGGTTGCGGCTCGTGATCCGCGTCAAAGACCGGCTACCTTGA
- a CDS encoding metal-dependent transcriptional regulator — protein MPDFTPAVQDYAKAIHALEERDGEVTTTALAERLCVTPASASAMVRRLVEQALVTHEPYKGITLTDAGRALALEMIRHHRLLETYLAVSLDMPWDRVHAEAEVLEHVLSEDLEARIAAKLGHPTHDPHGDPIPSADLEVEPDDTRALVALEPGDRGTLARIADAEPEMLRYLSARGITPGAELQVVDKQPFGGPLFVAVGAETHALGGRLAASMRVRGA, from the coding sequence GTGCCCGACTTCACCCCCGCCGTCCAGGACTACGCGAAGGCGATCCACGCGCTCGAGGAGCGCGACGGCGAGGTCACGACGACGGCGCTGGCCGAGCGGTTGTGCGTGACACCCGCGTCGGCGTCGGCGATGGTCCGCCGGCTGGTGGAGCAGGCGCTCGTCACGCATGAGCCCTACAAGGGCATCACGCTGACGGACGCCGGGCGCGCGCTCGCGCTCGAGATGATCCGTCACCACCGGCTGCTGGAGACGTACCTGGCGGTCTCGCTGGACATGCCGTGGGACCGGGTGCACGCGGAGGCGGAGGTGCTCGAGCACGTGCTCTCCGAGGACCTGGAGGCCCGGATCGCCGCCAAGCTCGGCCACCCGACGCACGACCCGCACGGCGACCCGATCCCGTCGGCCGACCTCGAGGTCGAGCCCGACGACACGCGGGCGCTCGTGGCGCTCGAGCCGGGGGACCGCGGCACGCTCGCCCGGATCGCCGACGCCGAACCCGAGATGCTCCGCTACCTGTCCGCGCGTGGGATCACGCCGGGTGCGGAGCTCCAGGTCGTCGACAAGCAGCCGTTCGGCGGACCGCTGTTCGTCGCCGTCGGCGCCGAGACGCACGCCCTCGGCGGCCGCCTCGCCGCCTCGATGCGGGTGCGCGGCGCGTGA
- a CDS encoding alpha/beta fold hydrolase → MQIDADGVTLDGDDAGEGSPVVLLHGLTATRRYVVMGSKALERAGHRVVMYDARAHGQSDGGDDYSYDRLAADLLAVLDDRGIDKATLAGASMGAHTITRFALLHPERVAGLVIMTPAYSPDRDPGLDRWDRLANGLRTGGVEGFVEAYGTPKVPEKWHDTIFRVLHQRLAAHAHPDALADALSAVPRSRPFETWDELAAIDAPTLVVASRDEVDPEHPYETGKRYAEAIPDAKLISEDEGASPLAWQGAQVSKVIADLAP, encoded by the coding sequence ATGCAGATCGACGCGGACGGGGTGACGCTGGACGGCGACGACGCGGGCGAGGGCTCGCCGGTCGTCCTCCTGCACGGGCTGACGGCGACGCGTCGTTACGTCGTCATGGGCTCCAAGGCGCTCGAGCGCGCCGGCCACCGCGTGGTCATGTACGACGCCCGCGCCCACGGCCAGTCCGACGGCGGCGACGACTACTCCTACGACCGCCTCGCCGCGGACCTGCTCGCCGTCCTCGACGACCGTGGCATCGACAAGGCGACCCTCGCGGGCGCGTCGATGGGTGCCCACACGATCACCCGGTTCGCCCTCCTGCACCCCGAGCGCGTCGCCGGCCTCGTGATCATGACCCCGGCCTACTCGCCCGACCGCGACCCCGGCCTCGACCGCTGGGACCGCCTCGCGAACGGCCTCCGCACCGGCGGCGTCGAGGGCTTCGTCGAGGCCTACGGCACCCCGAAGGTCCCCGAGAAGTGGCACGACACGATCTTCCGCGTCCTGCACCAGCGCCTCGCCGCCCACGCCCACCCGGACGCGCTCGCCGACGCCCTCAGCGCGGTCCCGCGCTCGCGCCCGTTCGAGACCTGGGACGAGCTGGCCGCGATCGACGCGCCCACGCTGGTCGTCGCCAGCCGCGACGAGGTCGACCCGGAGCACCCGTACGAGACCGGCAAGCGCTACGCCGAGGCGATCCCGGACGCGAAGCTGATCTCCGAGGACGAAGGCGCCTCGCCGCTCGCCTGGCAGGGCGCTCAGGTCTCGAAGGTCATCGCCGACCTCGCCCCGTGA
- a CDS encoding metal ABC transporter permease, with protein MPDLAAPYIQRGLAEVLLLAVIAGVLGTWIVLRRLPFYTHAIGTATFPGLVVAGPWGVPAQLTALVCAVGFGGVLERVQRSRRIDPDAAIGLLLVGALAVGVILASDVYESGAGVDRLLFGSLIALTPLDLWLTGAAAAAALICDRLMHRSWLATGFDADTARAGGIRTAWADRLLLVAVAVAVVVAIDAVGALLVTVVLTVPAATVRLFEPGLRTQQLATFALTAVEGVLAIGLADGFNVGPGPTLAVLGAIVYGGAALAAKQVRHVATPKSVTA; from the coding sequence ATGCCTGACCTCGCCGCCCCGTACATCCAGCGCGGGCTGGCCGAGGTGCTGCTGCTGGCGGTGATCGCGGGCGTCCTCGGGACCTGGATCGTGCTGCGGCGGCTGCCGTTCTACACGCACGCGATCGGCACCGCGACGTTCCCCGGCCTCGTGGTCGCGGGCCCGTGGGGCGTGCCCGCGCAGCTGACGGCGCTCGTGTGCGCGGTCGGCTTCGGCGGCGTGCTGGAGCGCGTGCAGCGGTCGCGGCGGATCGACCCCGACGCCGCGATCGGCCTGCTGCTGGTCGGCGCGCTGGCGGTCGGCGTGATCCTCGCCAGCGACGTCTACGAGTCCGGCGCGGGCGTGGACCGGCTGCTGTTCGGCTCGCTGATCGCCCTGACGCCGCTCGACCTGTGGCTCACGGGCGCCGCGGCGGCCGCGGCGCTGATCTGCGACCGCCTGATGCACCGCTCCTGGCTCGCGACCGGGTTCGACGCCGACACCGCCCGCGCCGGCGGCATCCGCACCGCCTGGGCCGACCGGCTGCTGCTCGTCGCGGTCGCCGTCGCCGTCGTGGTCGCGATCGACGCCGTCGGCGCGCTGCTGGTGACCGTCGTGCTCACGGTCCCGGCCGCGACCGTCCGGCTGTTCGAGCCCGGCCTGCGCACGCAGCAGCTCGCGACCTTCGCGCTGACCGCGGTCGAGGGCGTGCTCGCGATCGGCCTCGCGGACGGCTTCAACGTCGGCCCGGGCCCGACGCTCGCCGTGCTCGGCGCGATCGTCTACGGCGGCGCGGCGCTGGCCGCGAAGCAGGTCCGGCACGTCGCCACCCCGAAGTCGGTGACGGCATGA
- a CDS encoding metal ABC transporter permease, translating to MLSSGIMQRALIEAIVLGLACGPLGVWILLLRRSYAAESLSHAMLPGLVIAALAGIPLVFGAAAGVLVAAILIAAVRGDVGVAVVVSGLFGLGGILALSPETPPRLGELLFGDLLGVTNGDLLVAAALSISVLIALAVAYRSLALAGFEGRGGRADLALLAILAVTTVAAVQGLGNLLLVALILAPAAAALNLAQRLPHVLALAAVLAVVAGVVGLVVSYQLEIAAGASIALCAIALSSLGVLKPKLGMP from the coding sequence ATGCTGTCCAGCGGGATCATGCAGCGCGCGCTGATCGAGGCGATCGTCCTCGGGCTCGCGTGCGGGCCGCTCGGCGTCTGGATCCTGCTGCTGCGGCGCTCCTACGCGGCGGAGTCGCTGAGCCACGCGATGCTGCCCGGGCTCGTGATCGCCGCGCTGGCGGGGATCCCGCTCGTGTTCGGCGCGGCCGCGGGCGTGCTCGTCGCCGCGATCCTGATCGCGGCCGTACGCGGGGACGTGGGCGTCGCGGTCGTCGTCTCCGGGCTGTTCGGCCTCGGCGGCATCCTCGCGCTCTCGCCGGAGACGCCGCCCCGGCTCGGCGAGCTGCTGTTCGGCGACCTGCTGGGCGTCACCAACGGCGACCTGCTCGTCGCCGCCGCGCTGTCGATCAGCGTGCTGATCGCGCTGGCCGTCGCGTACCGGTCGCTGGCGCTCGCCGGGTTCGAGGGGCGGGGCGGACGCGCGGACCTCGCCCTGCTGGCCATCCTCGCGGTGACGACGGTCGCCGCGGTCCAGGGTCTCGGCAACCTGCTGCTGGTCGCGCTGATCCTCGCGCCCGCGGCCGCCGCGCTCAACCTCGCGCAGCGGCTTCCGCACGTGTTGGCGCTGGCCGCGGTTCTCGCGGTCGTGGCCGGGGTAGTAGGACTCGTCGTCTCCTACCAACTCGAGATTGCGGCCGGCGCGAGCATCGCACTGTGCGCCATAGCACTCTCGTCACTCGGCGTGTTGAAACCAAAGTTAGGCATGCCATAA
- a CDS encoding putative bifunctional diguanylate cyclase/phosphodiesterase, which produces MPHDVWAARHRALLLVLVAHLLVLPAFAVTQGWSLPAAWLFDAPPALFGALACVQRLSRTVRSSACAVALLCCSAALVVAWHGTTEAHFHYFVMVGALALYQQWWTFLLAIGFVVVQHGAFGAVEADTVFSHDHSPWKWAAIHGAFVAALTVTSLVSWRENERVAEAEEASEERFRRAFDDAPVAIALVSPRGRVLRGNRELRERTGHVQPEGLLFWDFVPELDRVALAESWPPAPDAPEQERRYVRADGTVGWFLWRSSLIADAAGEADHWILQGVDITARKHDAERLDHQAHHDALTALPNRTRFDAVLRRALVAGRDVAVIFADLDNFKVINDSLGHRTGDELLVEVAQRLTAELRPDDVLARFGGDEFVLLLEDLDGIDEARRTADRLAAVLREPFLLAGHQRFLSASFGIAFGSGDAEALLRDADAAMYHAKAQGKARLEVFDESLRARALERLDIEAGLREAIAAGQLELHYQPEVRLADGALYGMAALLRWTHPVHGAISPATFIPIAEQSGLIVPIGEWVLKTACRQAADWRARGHDFVIAVNLSPLQLSSPSLARVVDDALRDSGLPASALCLEITESAIMEDPEAARRVLRALTALGVRLAIDDFGVGYSSLSKLKHLLPVDVIKIDKSFVDGITDGADDHAIVAAIVSLTHELGATAVAEGVETAEQAAALRALDCHVAQGYHFSRPLPAYRCFSQSEIRSAASPALSPALRTPTPASSKMPLNLSA; this is translated from the coding sequence TTGCCGCACGACGTCTGGGCCGCCCGGCACCGGGCGCTGCTGCTCGTGCTCGTCGCCCACCTGCTCGTCCTCCCGGCGTTCGCGGTCACGCAGGGCTGGTCGCTGCCGGCGGCGTGGCTGTTCGACGCGCCGCCCGCGCTGTTCGGCGCGCTGGCGTGCGTCCAGCGGCTGAGCCGTACCGTCCGCTCGTCGGCGTGCGCGGTCGCGCTGCTGTGCTGCTCGGCGGCGCTCGTCGTCGCCTGGCACGGCACGACCGAGGCGCACTTCCACTACTTCGTGATGGTCGGCGCCCTCGCGCTCTACCAGCAGTGGTGGACGTTCCTGCTGGCGATCGGGTTCGTCGTCGTGCAGCACGGCGCCTTCGGTGCCGTCGAGGCCGACACGGTGTTCAGCCACGACCACAGCCCGTGGAAGTGGGCCGCGATCCACGGCGCGTTCGTCGCCGCCCTGACCGTCACGAGCCTGGTCAGCTGGCGCGAGAACGAGCGCGTGGCCGAGGCCGAGGAGGCGTCCGAGGAGCGCTTCCGCCGGGCGTTCGACGACGCGCCCGTCGCGATCGCGCTCGTCTCCCCTCGCGGCCGGGTGCTGCGGGGCAACCGCGAGCTGCGCGAGCGCACCGGCCACGTGCAGCCCGAGGGCCTGCTGTTCTGGGACTTCGTGCCGGAGCTGGACCGCGTCGCGCTCGCCGAGAGCTGGCCGCCCGCGCCGGACGCGCCCGAGCAGGAGCGTCGCTACGTGCGGGCCGACGGCACGGTCGGCTGGTTCCTCTGGCGCTCGTCGCTGATCGCGGACGCGGCCGGTGAGGCCGACCACTGGATCCTCCAGGGCGTGGACATCACGGCCCGCAAGCACGACGCCGAGCGGCTCGACCACCAGGCGCACCACGACGCGCTGACCGCGCTGCCCAACCGCACCCGCTTCGACGCGGTGCTCCGGCGCGCGCTCGTGGCCGGCCGTGACGTGGCCGTGATCTTCGCCGACCTCGACAACTTCAAGGTCATCAACGACTCGCTCGGGCACCGCACCGGTGACGAGCTCCTGGTCGAGGTCGCGCAGCGCCTCACGGCCGAGCTGCGCCCCGACGACGTGCTCGCCCGCTTCGGCGGCGACGAGTTCGTGCTCCTGCTCGAGGACCTCGACGGCATCGACGAGGCCCGGCGCACCGCGGACCGGCTCGCGGCGGTGCTGCGGGAGCCGTTCCTCCTCGCCGGCCACCAGCGGTTCCTGAGCGCGAGCTTCGGCATCGCGTTCGGGAGCGGGGACGCCGAGGCGCTGCTGCGCGACGCCGACGCCGCCATGTACCACGCCAAGGCCCAGGGCAAGGCGCGGCTGGAGGTCTTCGACGAGTCCCTGCGCGCCCGTGCGCTCGAGCGGCTGGACATCGAGGCGGGGCTGCGCGAGGCGATCGCCGCCGGTCAGCTCGAGCTGCACTACCAGCCCGAGGTGCGGCTCGCGGACGGCGCCCTGTACGGGATGGCGGCGCTGCTGCGCTGGACGCATCCGGTACACGGCGCGATCTCCCCCGCGACGTTCATCCCGATCGCCGAGCAGAGCGGCCTGATCGTCCCGATCGGCGAGTGGGTGCTCAAGACCGCCTGCCGCCAGGCCGCGGACTGGCGCGCGCGGGGCCACGACTTCGTGATCGCCGTGAACCTGAGTCCGTTGCAGCTCTCCAGCCCGAGCCTCGCGCGGGTCGTCGACGACGCGCTGCGCGACAGCGGCCTGCCGGCCTCCGCCCTGTGCCTGGAGATCACCGAGAGCGCGATCATGGAGGACCCCGAGGCCGCGCGGCGCGTGCTCCGGGCGCTGACGGCGCTGGGCGTGCGGCTCGCGATCGACGACTTCGGGGTCGGCTACTCCTCGCTGTCCAAGCTCAAGCACCTGCTGCCGGTCGACGTGATCAAGATCGACAAGTCGTTCGTCGACGGGATCACCGACGGCGCTGACGACCACGCGATCGTCGCGGCGATCGTGTCACTCACGCACGAGCTGGGCGCGACCGCGGTCGCCGAGGGCGTGGAAACCGCCGAGCAGGCAGCCGCCCTGCGCGCGCTGGACTGCCACGTCGCGCAGGGCTACCACTTCTCGAGGCCGCTGCCGGCCTATCGCTGCTTCAGCCAGTCGGAGATCCGGTCGGCGGCCTCGCCGGCCTTGTCGCCCGCCTTGCGGACGCCGACGCCGGCCTCCTCGAAGATGCCCTTGAACTTGTCGGCGTAG
- a CDS encoding metal ABC transporter substrate-binding protein: MRVLLIGVLAAVAGCGSSAGGSSSDGPRVVATTTQLADMARNVAPNADVTAILTANTDPHAYEVRPDDVKALAKADVVLRSGGETDEWLEGALESAGVSDDKIVDAGAAAGLEGDDPHWWQDPRKAEKAATAIGRGIEGADPGPYVEKLHALDRQVQACIDAVPAGERLLVTSHDALGYYARRYGIRVVGTVIPSLSTSGQPSAGEVDALVKTIRETGVKTIFAESSVNAKVEDAIAREAGVTVGQKLWADSLGPEGSAGGTYIDSIEANTRALVAGFTGAPADCTFEDA; this comes from the coding sequence ATGCGTGTGCTGCTCATCGGTGTGCTGGCGGCCGTGGCGGGCTGTGGCTCCTCCGCGGGCGGGTCCTCGTCGGACGGGCCGCGCGTCGTCGCGACGACGACGCAGCTGGCGGACATGGCGCGCAACGTCGCACCGAACGCCGACGTCACCGCGATCCTCACCGCCAACACCGACCCGCACGCGTACGAGGTGCGCCCGGACGACGTCAAGGCGCTGGCCAAGGCGGACGTGGTGCTGCGCTCCGGCGGCGAGACCGACGAGTGGCTCGAGGGCGCGCTCGAGAGCGCGGGCGTGAGCGACGACAAGATCGTCGACGCCGGTGCCGCGGCCGGCCTCGAAGGCGACGACCCGCACTGGTGGCAGGACCCGCGCAAGGCCGAGAAGGCGGCCACCGCCATCGGGCGCGGGATCGAGGGCGCCGACCCGGGGCCGTACGTCGAGAAGCTGCACGCGCTCGATCGCCAGGTGCAGGCCTGCATCGACGCCGTGCCCGCAGGCGAGCGGCTGCTGGTGACGAGCCATGACGCGCTCGGCTACTACGCGCGTCGCTACGGCATCCGCGTGGTCGGCACCGTGATCCCGTCGCTCTCGACGTCCGGGCAGCCGTCGGCCGGCGAGGTCGACGCGCTGGTCAAGACGATCCGCGAGACCGGCGTGAAGACGATCTTCGCCGAGAGCTCGGTGAACGCCAAGGTCGAGGACGCGATCGCGCGCGAGGCGGGCGTGACCGTCGGCCAGAAGCTGTGGGCGGACTCGCTCGGCCCTGAAGGCTCGGCCGGCGGGACCTACATCGACTCGATCGAGGCCAACACGCGCGCGCTCGTCGCCGGGTTCACCGGCGCGCCGGCCGACTGCACCTTCGAAGATGCCTGA
- the trxA gene encoding thioredoxin, giving the protein MPIDATDTTFEQEVIKRSYEKPVVVDFWAEWCGPCRMLGPVIEKAVEDRDGAVELVKVDTDANPRVSQAFGIQSIPAVKAFKDGKVVEEFVGALPPAQVNRWLDGLVPSEAEALVAEGGEANLRRALELEPSRIDAKVALARLVPREEALELLGNATGFAAEGLLARLRLEDDPNLAEAFAQIDRGEVEPGLDTLIAAIPDSTGEQREDLRRAVVGVLDELGVEHPVAREARRKLASALY; this is encoded by the coding sequence GTGCCCATCGACGCCACTGACACCACCTTCGAGCAGGAAGTCATCAAGCGCTCGTACGAGAAGCCCGTCGTCGTCGACTTCTGGGCGGAGTGGTGCGGCCCGTGCCGCATGCTCGGGCCCGTGATCGAGAAGGCCGTCGAGGACCGCGACGGCGCCGTCGAGCTGGTCAAGGTCGACACCGACGCGAACCCGCGCGTGTCCCAGGCCTTCGGCATCCAGTCGATCCCGGCGGTCAAGGCGTTCAAGGACGGGAAGGTCGTCGAGGAGTTCGTCGGCGCGCTGCCGCCCGCGCAGGTCAACCGCTGGCTGGACGGGCTCGTCCCGTCGGAGGCGGAAGCGCTCGTGGCCGAGGGCGGCGAGGCGAACCTGCGCCGCGCGCTCGAGCTCGAGCCGAGCCGGATCGACGCGAAGGTCGCCCTGGCCCGCCTCGTCCCGCGCGAGGAGGCGCTGGAGCTGCTCGGCAACGCGACCGGCTTCGCCGCTGAGGGCCTGCTCGCCCGCCTGCGCCTCGAGGACGACCCGAACCTGGCCGAGGCGTTCGCGCAGATCGACCGCGGCGAGGTCGAGCCGGGGCTGGACACGCTGATCGCCGCGATCCCCGACTCCACCGGCGAGCAGCGCGAGGACCTGCGGCGCGCGGTCGTCGGCGTGCTCGACGAGCTCGGTGTGGAGCACCCCGTGGCGCGCGAGGCGCGCCGCAAGCTCGCGTCGGCGCTCTACTAG